The Desulfovibrio inopinatus DSM 10711 genomic interval GCCAGCGGCATCGCAGGGTAGCTACGTTCGGAAAGGATAACCGCTGAAAGCATCTAAGCGGGAAGCCTGCTTCAAGATAAGATCTCCCTGAAGACTCCGAGAAGATGACTCGGTTGATAGGCCGCATGTGTACGTGCAGCAATGTACTTAGCAAAGCGGTACTAATAAGTCGTTCGACTTATTTTCCTTCAAACTATCCTGTTTCTTATTTTACTTATATATCACCAATATTTCCTGGTGACCAAGGAGGAGGGGGTACACCCGATCCCATTCCGAACTCGGAAGTTAAGCCCTCCATCGTCGATGATACTGCGGTTCTAACCGTGGGAAAGTAGATCGTCGCCAGGATTCATTTCCACTGCCACACACGGCAACACAAAGCCCGAACTTGATGAAAGTTCGGGCTTTCGTGCGTTCAAAGACCGGAAATTGCCTCCGGCATTTATTTAAATTCGGCTTTATTCAGAAGCAAAACTGCTGTAGCAGGATCAGTGTGTTTTCCTTGCTGTTGACATGTTGTTTGTCTTAAAATGTCCACTCGACTATTTATAATTATTTAAACGAAACATGCTTAATTGGTAATGATCATCTTGAGATCGACGTTTGGGGGGACCGATCCCATAGGCGTTTTGAAGAACGCTGGCATCTGATCCTGCTACAGAGTATCAGGGAGGTTTGCGCCTTCCTTGTTCTTTTGAACTTTTAAAGAAACTATGAATTTCAAGTTACCTGTGAGGCTGGGTTTGAAGTTTTAACCATCTGATTGCATTTGAGGAATACGATATGATCTATGATTCTTTGAAGAACCTTTCTCTGTATGGTTCAGGCGAGCTTTGGCAGAGCATTTGCGAAATGGTGCTGGGGCTGAATATTGATACACCGGAAGGAGAATATTCTATTCAAAGCGATATCGCCTTCTGTCGTGTTATGCAATTTGAGACCAAATTGGAAAAAGATTGCCGTATCGAAGGACATCGCCGATTTATCGACATCCAGCTTACCATTGCCGGAGCTGAACAGATTGATATCTTTCAACTCGATAGCGTCGCGGAAGAAACACCATACGACGAGACGAATGATGTCATGTTTTATACAAGTCAAAATGCTCCGATGATTTCAACAATCAATCATGCCGGCTTTTTTACTTTCTTATGGCCGCATGATCTGCACAGACCACAGCGTGCTGTTGAATCATATAAAGATGTCAAAAAAGCCGTTGTTAAACTCGATGTCAACGCTTTTCTTCATAGCCGAGGCGGTAAATAAATTTTACTAGGTGTTTAGTCCCATGATGTGCTGGTGTAAAATATGACCTGAAATGCGCTGATGACGGAATGTTTATTAAGGGAATCGCTGACATCCCTGCCAACAACCAATCTCGACAATAAATCAATAAATGCCGTCGCATCGTGCCACTTCTTTCCAACTTTGAGGTGTGAAATATCATTCTCTCAGACTGTGTTCGGGTATCGACATTAAATTGTCGCTTCAGAATATTGGCAGTTACGAGGGGATTGTGTTTTGAGTCCGTTATCACAACATATTTTCATGCTGTTCTGCTGCATTCCAAGCTCATTTGGCGCGCATGCCGGGCGACACAAGGGGAGCTGATTTTAAACAATTCTTTTTCTAACCGTAAATAAGCTGTCATCATAGAGCTTACAGTTGCTCCGTCTGCTTCAAATAGTCCCAGGTTACTTGCGGAACAAGTTGACAAAGGTTTTTCCAGTCTTTGTCTCTATAAAAGCGACGAACCAAAGACGCACTAATAATTTTATCATGGCGTGCTATGCGTGGAATTTCAATAACCTGAATTTCATATTCCGGGCAAATAATTTTGAGTTGTTCATTGTGTTGTTTCGTAATCTGACAATATGGTTCTTCCCCGACAAACCTGAGGTTAATTCCAAGCAAGGGGGCGATGTGAATACAGAAAGGAAGGATGTCACGTGTTGCGTCAATACGTACATGTTGGCAGGCTTCTTTATTAAAATACTCTGGAAACGATTCTGAAGAAACCATGAATTCTCCGGATGGAAGAATTGAAACATTGTTGATATGGGCAACACCTGCTTTGACAAGCTTAAACCGGATGTCAAAAGAGAAGAATGAGCGATTCTCTTCGACGACGAACACATACAGATGGTCTACCATCCCAGCCGCTGTTTCAATGAGATGTACATGACCCCACGTGAGGGGATTCGCATTGATTACAGTTGCTCCAATACGGCACGGAGAGATTGTAGGTTTAATTGCCTTCCCGCGTAAGAAATCAAGATATATCTGAAGGTTTGGATGAGAGAGCCCTGAGAGGTCTGGTTTCCTCTTCTGGAGGGGAGAGACTGCCGTCGTTGTCTTCGATTTTCTGTCGTTGATTTGATGAATAATGTGATTGAACAAAGTATCGGCTATAACTGCATTTCCTTTGTATGAGAAATGTCCCCGATCAACAAAAATTTCACCGTGATTATGTGGGCGTTCAAAAATATTACGAGCGTCAAAAACTGGAATGTTGTAGCGGCTGTATGCTTTCATGTCGGTTGATCTTGTATCAATCAACTTATATCCATGCGTTCTGTTTTTTTGTGGAAGAGAAATTGTATTATCAAAAAGTATTACAAAATCTCCAGGAGAAATTCCTGCTTGCCATATTCGAATGAGATTACAGTTCAATCTACTCCCTCGTACTCCATGATTTTGTACTCGCCAGATCGGAGATTGAGTATTGTTATTATGGTGCTCATTAAATCTGTGTTGAAGAAAGCTCGAAATGGTGTGGTTATCCTCACAAACCAAGCCATAAACTTCTGAGGCTCCAAACATATGGAGAGTTCGATCAAATTGAGAGGATTGCCCTGTTGTTAGTCGGTGTCCCGCTATGACATTAACCCAGCGGCTAGAATAGTCCTCCTGAAATGGAAGACCATTAGCATCTCGGCCAAGATTTGCATCCGAAAAAATATCTTGAATATACTCATTATTAAACGTGTTGAGTTCTCCGAAGATCGTCTGGTGGATCTTTGAACAGGTGCGCAAGTATTCAAGGCGGTTTCCAACGTAGTTTGGGCCAAGGTTTGGATTGCCAAAACGTATAGAACGTAAAAATTGTTCATGGGGAGACGGGGAGTTGACATGAGATAACATCGGGCAAAAGACAAATAAAAACTGGGCATCGCGTTGTTTACAGATTGCGTGAGCTGCTTGCACTACCGATATATAAAACGAAGGACTCCACTCGACATCTAATAAAAAATCTGCGCCACCTGCATAATCAACTATAGGGCCTTTGGTTTCGTCATCACATGGAGAGACATAATCCCTGCAAGCCGAACAGGATATATTGGGATGACCATAGCATCTTGTCTTCATAAGCTCCCTTCCTTTTGGGGAGGACCCAAATCGATAACATTTAGATAAAATTTGCTTGCTCGATTCAGGTCAGGATCATCAATAATGTCCAAGCTGCTGTCTAGAAAGAAACTTGGTCCTATTTATAACAACGTGGAGTGTCGGTTAAGCCATGTTTGAAATGACATGACTTTGTTCAAGTTGAGCCGTTGACATCCAGCCATTTGTTGAATGCCACCGTTTCAGGTTGGAGTAGGCTTCGATATATCGATATAGAGTCAATCTAAGCTTCATACGTGCTGGAAAATTTTTGGTAGTGGACAATTTGCGTTCTCAACGTATGAAAAAATTATTTCGTATCATACCGTCCAGCAAATATGCCTCATTCACGTCTCCTGTTTACTAGCCAACATAGTGGCTTAACTCCGTGTCCACAACCCCGTAGTAAGATTTTCCTGATGTTGACGAAAAGCGGACAGTAAAATGCACTGCACAACAAGGTGGGCAAAATTTGCCCACTTTCTTGTCTGACAGACCTAAAGAAACCATGGGGCTGGACGATATGACTAATACTCGGGTGCAATTATTGCCGTGAATTCACGATATTTCGCGAAATAACTTGGTAACCCGACAGACTTAAGGATCGATAGGGTTATAAAGACCGCAATGAACACTGTTAAGTTCGCAATAAATGCGCGTTTCCCATATTGGCATGATCCTAGCTTTAAAAAGGGAAAGAACGTGGAGGTGGGAAGAAAATGCCGAATCCTATGAATTCTATTGTTAGCCATGATGAAGTTAATTCTCTTCTGAAGGGAGATTTTAGCCGTAAAGCCGAAATCGCTCCCATCCCGCGGCAACCAATGAACGCGACACCTTCTCGTTCTTCCAAGAGTGTGGTGACTCCCCTTGAACTTCGGTTTCTCATGAGCGGTCCCGGAAATCTTTTCGAGACCAACGCTTAATTATATCGTAGCCACACACGACACTATTTTTATCATCTAAGCGCGGAAGATACATTTTCTTCCGCGCTATTTTTTGTCTCTGATCACGCCATTCTAGTCTTTCTCATCGGTTTCCCCGTATCACTCGTATCTTGTCATCTTCGTTTACCATGCCATGGTGGTAATACTTCACCATTGAGCTAACACATTATGATTATAGTTAGTTATGTGGCGTAAATTTTCTGGATCGTACATATGGGAAGTTTGTTTTGGTTTTTGAAAATACGAGACAATAGACATTGATCACGAAATTATGAAGCCATGACTCATTTCCAAGGAGACCTTTTTTATGGGCAGATTCGAAAATCATGGTTTGCTGTGGACAGCAGAGGTCATTTCGGGTAAAGCCTGTATGAGTATATTCGGATAACGTGATTTAGTTTGTTTCGCCTTGAGTGAGCAAGCAATAGTAGGACTCTGTAAGCAGATATAGATTATGCAAATTTATCATTCTCCCCTTGATCTCCAGGTGACGGCATGGAAATGGCGCAGCCAGGGAGTCAATGTCGGGCTCGTCCCGACGATGGGCTATCTTCATCAGGGACATGTGAGTCTGATGAAGCACGCTCGAGATCGAGCAAACAAAGTTATTGTTAGTTTGTTTGTGAATCCGACACAATTCGGACCGAATGAGGATTTGTCTCGGTATCCCCGTGATTTTGAGCACGATGTTGCCGTCGCGGAGCAAGCAGGAGTCGATGTGCTTTTCGCGCCGACACCGCTCGATATGTATGATGATGGAAGCCCTGTGTGGGTTGATGTTCCTGATATGGCTCTCCGATTATGTGGAAAAACCCGGCCTACACATTTTCGCGGAGTGACAACTGTAGTCACGAAGTTGCTTATGCTGGCGATGCCGCAATTTGCGGTATTTGGAGAAAAGGATTGGCAACAGCTCCAGATTCTTCGCCGGATGGTGAGCGCACTCAATATTCCGGTTGAATTGATTGGATGCCCTATTGTTCGTGAAGCCGATGGACTTGCATTAAGTTCTCGCAACGTCAATTTGGCAGCGGAGGAACGCCGTCAAGCGGTCAATATCTATGCAGGATTGACCATGGCTGCGACTCGTGTCGCAGACGGTGTTACCGATGTTTCTCAACTCGTAGCTGACGTGCAAGCATATTATGAACGTAGCATGTCGCTTGGACGTATTGATTATTTGGAAGTTTTTCATCCATTTACCCTGCAGCCGTTGGCTTCCATAACGGGGCCTGCGCGAATCGCTGCAGCGGTTTTTTTCGAAAAGGCCAGACTTATCGATAATATGGCGCTCAATAATGACCTTCTGTCCGACCCGGCATGACGGTGGAGTGTCAATAAACACGTAAAGCATGTGTGAAGTCGTCTTTTGACTTCGCGCCTACTAACACTGTGGAGGAATACTCTATGATCAGCAAGAAAGGCCGTTATCTGTTCACTTCCGAATCCGTGACTGAAGGACATCCTGACAAAGTTGCGGACCAGATCTCTGACGCCGTTCTCGACACCATTCTCGAGCAGGATTCTGATGCCCGCGTGGCCTGCGAAACCTTGATTACGACTGGGGTTGCGTTTATCGCCGGTGAAATCACCACGAAAGCG includes:
- the panC gene encoding pantoate--beta-alanine ligase encodes the protein MQIYHSPLDLQVTAWKWRSQGVNVGLVPTMGYLHQGHVSLMKHARDRANKVIVSLFVNPTQFGPNEDLSRYPRDFEHDVAVAEQAGVDVLFAPTPLDMYDDGSPVWVDVPDMALRLCGKTRPTHFRGVTTVVTKLLMLAMPQFAVFGEKDWQQLQILRRMVSALNIPVELIGCPIVREADGLALSSRNVNLAAEERRQAVNIYAGLTMAATRVADGVTDVSQLVADVQAYYERSMSLGRIDYLEVFHPFTLQPLASITGPARIAAAVFFEKARLIDNMALNNDLLSDPA
- a CDS encoding adenylyltransferase/cytidyltransferase family protein, producing the protein MKTRCYGHPNISCSACRDYVSPCDDETKGPIVDYAGGADFLLDVEWSPSFYISVVQAAHAICKQRDAQFLFVFCPMLSHVNSPSPHEQFLRSIRFGNPNLGPNYVGNRLEYLRTCSKIHQTIFGELNTFNNEYIQDIFSDANLGRDANGLPFQEDYSSRWVNVIAGHRLTTGQSSQFDRTLHMFGASEVYGLVCEDNHTISSFLQHRFNEHHNNNTQSPIWRVQNHGVRGSRLNCNLIRIWQAGISPGDFVILFDNTISLPQKNRTHGYKLIDTRSTDMKAYSRYNIPVFDARNIFERPHNHGEIFVDRGHFSYKGNAVIADTLFNHIIHQINDRKSKTTTAVSPLQKRKPDLSGLSHPNLQIYLDFLRGKAIKPTISPCRIGATVINANPLTWGHVHLIETAAGMVDHLYVFVVEENRSFFSFDIRFKLVKAGVAHINNVSILPSGEFMVSSESFPEYFNKEACQHVRIDATRDILPFCIHIAPLLGINLRFVGEEPYCQITKQHNEQLKIICPEYEIQVIEIPRIARHDKIISASLVRRFYRDKDWKNLCQLVPQVTWDYLKQTEQL
- a CDS encoding YhcH/YjgK/YiaL family protein gives rise to the protein MIYDSLKNLSLYGSGELWQSICEMVLGLNIDTPEGEYSIQSDIAFCRVMQFETKLEKDCRIEGHRRFIDIQLTIAGAEQIDIFQLDSVAEETPYDETNDVMFYTSQNAPMISTINHAGFFTFLWPHDLHRPQRAVESYKDVKKAVVKLDVNAFLHSRGGK